One segment of Polaribacter huanghezhanensis DNA contains the following:
- the ffh gene encoding signal recognition particle protein, with the protein MFNNLSDKLDKALHTLKGHGSITEVNVAETLKEVRRALLDADVNFKIAKDFTKNVQTKALGQDVLTTLNPGQLMVKLVKDELTELMGGETVGINLGGSPTVILMSGLQGSGKTTFSGKLANYLKTKKTKQVLLVGCDVYRPAAINQLQVVGDQIGVEVYAEVGNNNPVEISQNAIKHAKATGKNVVIIDTAGRLAVDKEMMTEISNIHKAVNPQETLFVVDSMTGQDAVNTAKAFNDVLNFEGVILTKLDGDTRGGAALTIKSVVDKPIKFIGTGEKMEAIDVFHPDRMADRILGMGDVVSLVERAQEQFDEESARKLQKKIAKNQFGFDDFLTQIQQIKKMGNMKDLVGMIPGAGKAMKDVDIDDDSFKGIEAIIHSMTPSERSTPSTINSSRKKRIAKGSGSTVQDVNQLMKQFNQMSKMMKMMQGGGGRKMMQMMQGMK; encoded by the coding sequence ATGTTTAATAATTTAAGCGACAAATTAGATAAAGCCTTACACACATTAAAAGGGCACGGTAGTATTACAGAAGTAAACGTTGCAGAAACACTAAAAGAAGTTCGTAGAGCTTTATTAGATGCCGATGTTAACTTTAAAATAGCCAAAGATTTTACCAAAAACGTACAAACTAAAGCTTTAGGACAAGATGTATTAACTACATTAAATCCTGGACAGCTAATGGTAAAGTTGGTTAAGGATGAGTTAACCGAATTAATGGGCGGAGAAACCGTAGGGATCAATCTTGGTGGTTCTCCAACTGTAATTTTAATGTCTGGTTTGCAAGGTTCTGGTAAAACTACCTTTTCTGGAAAATTAGCAAACTACTTAAAAACTAAAAAAACAAAACAAGTTTTATTAGTTGGTTGTGATGTGTATCGTCCGGCAGCCATAAATCAATTGCAAGTTGTTGGAGATCAAATTGGCGTAGAAGTGTATGCAGAAGTTGGCAATAACAATCCTGTAGAAATTTCTCAAAATGCTATCAAACACGCAAAAGCAACTGGTAAAAATGTAGTCATTATTGATACTGCTGGTCGTTTAGCTGTTGATAAAGAAATGATGACCGAAATTTCTAACATTCATAAAGCTGTAAATCCGCAAGAAACATTGTTTGTTGTAGATTCTATGACTGGGCAAGATGCTGTAAATACAGCAAAAGCTTTTAATGATGTTTTAAACTTTGAGGGTGTTATTTTAACAAAATTAGATGGTGATACACGTGGTGGAGCAGCATTAACCATAAAATCTGTAGTAGATAAACCAATAAAATTTATTGGAACTGGAGAAAAAATGGAAGCAATTGATGTTTTTCATCCAGATAGAATGGCGGATAGAATCTTGGGAATGGGAGATGTTGTATCTCTTGTAGAACGTGCTCAAGAACAATTTGATGAAGAATCAGCTAGAAAATTACAAAAGAAAATTGCGAAAAATCAATTTGGTTTTGATGATTTTTTAACGCAGATTCAACAAATCAAAAAGATGGGAAACATGAAAGATTTAGTTGGAATGATTCCTGGAGCTGGAAAAGCTATGAAAGATGTTGACATTGATGATGATTCTTTTAAAGGAATTGAAGCCATTATCCATTCGATGACGCCATCAGAAAGAAGCACACCAAGCACAATAAACTCAAGCAGAAAAAAACGAATCGCAAAAGGATCTGGATCTACTGTTCAAGACGTCAATCAATTGATGAAACAATTTAATCAAATGAGTAAAATGATGAAGATGATGCAAGGCGGCGGCGGCAGAAAAATGATGCAAATGATGCAAGGAATGAAATAA
- the msrB gene encoding peptide-methionine (R)-S-oxide reductase MsrB: protein MQKLFSLIILVSFISCSTNAQEKKSKKSPYKIVKTATEWRNILSPAQYNVLRESATEKPFFHPYNTNKAEGVYVCAACKTPLYLSKYKFDSGTGWPSFDRAITGNVELDVDYEIGVARTELKCAVCGGHLGHSFEDGPKETTGLRHCINGIALLFIPNSNK from the coding sequence ATGCAAAAACTATTTTCTCTTATTATACTCGTTTCTTTTATCAGTTGTTCAACCAATGCACAAGAAAAGAAATCAAAAAAGTCTCCATATAAAATAGTTAAAACAGCAACTGAATGGAGGAACATTTTATCTCCTGCTCAATATAATGTTTTAAGAGAATCTGCTACAGAAAAACCTTTTTTTCATCCATATAACACTAATAAAGCTGAAGGTGTTTATGTTTGTGCGGCGTGTAAAACACCTTTGTATTTATCTAAATATAAATTTGATTCTGGTACTGGTTGGCCAAGTTTTGATAGAGCAATTACAGGAAACGTTGAACTTGATGTTGATTATGAAATTGGAGTAGCAAGAACTGAATTAAAGTGTGCTGTTTGTGGCGGACATTTAGGGCATTCTTTTGAAGATGGTCCAAAAGAAACAACTGGTTTAAGACATTGCATTAACGGAATTGCGTTACTATTTATTCCAAATTCAAATAAATAA
- a CDS encoding M48 family metallopeptidase has protein sequence MKKITTLLLVSTFLVQCSTVPITGRKRLDLVSDAQALPASFAQYKGFIEKNKISKNTKETKEIKEVGKRISEAVDRFMRANNMSKEADAYRWEFNLIEDKTVNAWCMPGGKVVFYTGILPICENEDGIAAVMGHEVAHAFARHGQERMSQAMAQQGLSLAVAYGTRNDENSKIWNLVYGVGSQVGMLAYSRTHESEADKLGLIFMIMAGYNGEEAAQVWVRMSKRTGKSSQPEFLSTHPSNESRIQTLKAYLPEATALAKKFNATPIVK, from the coding sequence ATGAAAAAAATAACGACTTTACTACTTGTTTCAACCTTTTTAGTACAATGTAGTACGGTGCCAATTACTGGAAGGAAAAGATTAGATTTAGTAAGTGATGCACAAGCATTACCTGCAAGTTTTGCACAATACAAAGGCTTTATAGAAAAGAATAAAATTTCTAAAAACACCAAAGAAACTAAAGAAATTAAAGAGGTAGGAAAAAGAATTTCTGAAGCTGTAGATCGGTTTATGCGTGCAAATAACATGAGCAAAGAAGCAGATGCTTATAGATGGGAATTTAATTTAATTGAAGATAAAACAGTAAATGCTTGGTGTATGCCAGGAGGAAAAGTAGTTTTTTACACAGGGATTTTACCAATTTGTGAAAATGAAGATGGTATAGCAGCAGTTATGGGACACGAAGTTGCACATGCTTTTGCAAGACACGGACAAGAACGGATGTCTCAAGCAATGGCGCAGCAAGGGTTGTCTTTAGCGGTTGCTTACGGAACAAGAAATGATGAAAACTCTAAAATCTGGAACTTAGTATATGGAGTTGGTTCGCAAGTCGGAATGTTAGCGTATAGTAGAACTCACGAATCTGAAGCAGACAAATTAGGTTTAATATTTATGATTATGGCTGGTTATAATGGAGAAGAAGCTGCGCAAGTTTGGGTAAGAATGAGTAAAAGAACTGGTAAATCTTCTCAACCAGAATTTTTAAGCACGCATCCTTCAAATGAATCAAGAATACAAACATTAAAAGCATACTTACCAGAAGCAACAGCTTTGGCTAAAAAATTTAACGCAACTCCAATTGTAAAATAA